From Nakamurella flava, the proteins below share one genomic window:
- a CDS encoding FdrA family protein produces the protein MSHFHVELRPGAYADSVALLQVSRSVQGIDGVLAAQVAMATPLNVDVLTQMGFAVPERATPNDMVVAVHLRDPARLDAAITGVDNALRDAGRRSEGATEVAAPRTTAAALRRDPGALTVVSVPGPHAMVEAMDAVESGSDVMIFSDNVPLDHEVALKRAAAERGVLVMGPDCGTAVVDGIGLGFANVVSPGPVGIVAASGTGCQQMLALLDHAGVGVSSALGVGGRDLSSTVRGLATREALRRLDADPGVELIVLISKPPAADVADEIADVAAGLATPVEFALLGPGRPDLTAAAEAVLRRLDREVPDWPAERPAGARDPGRGARLHGLFVGGTLKSEAALIAAETLGADHGHTFVDFGDDAYTAGRAHPMIDPTLRLEHLRRAAADPETAVILLDVVLGHGAEDDPASLLAPAVAASDRPVVVAVVGTATDPQHRDRQVRALVEAGAEVHLSDAGATRRAIELLGERA, from the coding sequence ATGAGCCATTTCCATGTCGAGCTGCGGCCCGGCGCCTACGCCGACTCGGTCGCCCTGCTGCAGGTCAGCCGGTCGGTCCAGGGCATCGACGGGGTCCTGGCGGCCCAGGTCGCGATGGCCACGCCGTTGAACGTGGACGTGCTGACGCAGATGGGGTTCGCCGTTCCCGAGCGGGCCACCCCCAACGACATGGTCGTGGCCGTCCACCTCCGGGACCCCGCGCGGCTCGACGCCGCGATCACCGGCGTCGACAACGCCCTGCGTGATGCCGGCCGCCGCTCCGAAGGCGCCACCGAGGTGGCCGCACCGCGCACCACCGCCGCCGCCCTGCGGCGGGACCCCGGTGCGCTCACCGTCGTCTCGGTGCCCGGCCCGCACGCCATGGTCGAGGCGATGGACGCGGTCGAAAGCGGCAGCGACGTCATGATCTTCAGCGACAACGTGCCGCTGGACCACGAGGTCGCCCTCAAGCGGGCGGCAGCCGAGCGCGGCGTGCTGGTGATGGGACCCGACTGCGGGACCGCGGTGGTCGACGGGATCGGGTTGGGTTTCGCCAACGTCGTGTCCCCCGGCCCGGTCGGCATCGTCGCCGCCTCCGGCACCGGGTGCCAGCAGATGCTGGCCCTGCTCGACCACGCCGGGGTGGGGGTGTCGTCCGCACTCGGCGTGGGCGGCCGCGACCTGTCGTCGACCGTCCGGGGTCTGGCGACCCGGGAGGCGCTGCGCCGGCTGGACGCCGACCCGGGGGTGGAGCTCATCGTGCTCATCTCCAAGCCGCCGGCCGCCGACGTGGCCGACGAGATCGCCGATGTGGCGGCGGGTCTGGCGACCCCGGTCGAGTTTGCGCTGCTCGGTCCGGGCCGGCCCGACCTCACCGCAGCCGCCGAGGCCGTGCTGCGCCGGCTCGACCGTGAGGTGCCGGACTGGCCCGCCGAGCGACCGGCCGGTGCCCGTGACCCCGGCCGCGGCGCGCGACTGCACGGCCTGTTCGTGGGCGGGACCCTCAAGAGCGAGGCCGCGCTGATTGCCGCCGAGACCCTGGGTGCCGACCACGGCCACACGTTCGTCGACTTCGGCGACGATGCCTATACGGCCGGACGGGCCCACCCGATGATCGATCCCACCCTGCGCCTGGAGCATCTGCGGCGGGCCGCCGCCGATCCCGAGACCGCCGTCATCCTGCTCGATGTCGTCCTCGGCCACGGCGCCGAGGACGATCCGGCGTCGCTCCTCGCCCCCGCCGTTGCGGCGAGCGACCGGCCGGTCGTCGTGGCCGTGGTCGGCACCGCCACCGACCCGCAGCATCGCGACCGGCAGGTCCGGGCCCTGGTCGAGGCCGGCGCCGAGGTCCACCTGTCCGACGCGGGCGCGACCCGACGGGCCATTGAACTGTTGGGAGAACGCGCATGA
- a CDS encoding DUF1116 domain-containing protein, giving the protein MSTTDSVVTVGTELLADAVARQAVGVTQVDWRPPMEGTAADLAAVAADPLRAAANERAVAAMLEVTATLVDVLPASAALGLQTGQFLHAGPPITWDRASGPLRGGLMAGAALEGLVDDPEDAPALFESGSVSLEPCHHRSAVGPMAGVVTPSIWMFVLQDAASGRRTYCSLNEGLGKVLRYGAYSPEVLQRLRWMNGVLGPLLQQAVRRAGPVDVTGILTQMLQMGDEAHNRNRAGTLMLLRDLGPAMVTSGTDAADVAEALRFVGANDHFFLNLAMPACKLALDAARGIPGSTMVVAMARNGTDFGIQVAGTGDEWFTGPAQLADGLFLGSYTADDANPDIGDSAITETAGIGGFAMATAPAIVRLVGGSVPDALATTRRMHEITLAENPRWTVPVLDFQGTPTGIDVSRVCRTGILPQINTGMAGRVAGVGQVGAGLVTPPAEIFPAALRRLAELARDRAAVARG; this is encoded by the coding sequence ATGAGCACCACCGACAGCGTCGTGACCGTCGGTACCGAGCTACTCGCCGATGCCGTGGCCCGGCAGGCGGTCGGGGTCACCCAGGTCGACTGGCGACCGCCGATGGAGGGCACTGCGGCCGACCTCGCCGCCGTCGCCGCCGACCCGCTGCGGGCGGCGGCCAACGAGCGCGCGGTGGCCGCGATGCTCGAGGTCACCGCCACCCTGGTCGACGTCCTGCCGGCCTCCGCGGCGTTGGGCCTGCAGACCGGGCAGTTCCTGCATGCCGGTCCGCCCATCACCTGGGACCGGGCCTCGGGTCCGTTGCGCGGCGGGCTGATGGCCGGGGCGGCCCTCGAGGGCCTGGTCGACGACCCGGAGGACGCGCCCGCGCTGTTCGAGAGCGGGTCGGTGTCGCTCGAACCGTGCCACCACCGGTCGGCCGTCGGGCCGATGGCCGGGGTGGTCACCCCCAGCATCTGGATGTTCGTCCTGCAGGACGCAGCCAGCGGCCGCCGCACCTACTGCTCGCTCAACGAGGGCCTGGGCAAGGTGCTGCGCTACGGCGCCTACTCCCCCGAGGTGCTGCAGCGGCTGCGGTGGATGAACGGCGTCCTCGGCCCGCTGCTGCAGCAGGCGGTCCGCCGGGCCGGGCCCGTGGACGTCACCGGCATCCTCACGCAGATGCTGCAGATGGGCGACGAGGCCCACAATCGCAACCGGGCCGGCACTCTCATGCTGCTGCGGGACCTCGGTCCGGCCATGGTGACCAGCGGGACCGACGCCGCCGACGTCGCCGAGGCGCTGCGGTTCGTCGGCGCGAACGACCACTTCTTCCTCAACCTGGCCATGCCCGCGTGCAAGCTCGCGCTCGACGCGGCGCGCGGCATCCCCGGGTCCACGATGGTCGTGGCGATGGCCCGCAACGGCACCGACTTCGGCATCCAGGTGGCCGGCACCGGCGACGAGTGGTTCACCGGTCCGGCTCAGCTGGCCGACGGCCTGTTCCTGGGCAGCTACACCGCCGACGACGCCAACCCGGACATCGGCGACTCGGCCATCACCGAGACGGCCGGCATCGGCGGATTCGCGATGGCGACCGCGCCGGCCATCGTCAGATTGGTGGGCGGGTCGGTGCCGGATGCTCTGGCGACCACGCGGCGGATGCACGAGATCACCCTGGCCGAGAACCCACGGTGGACCGTCCCGGTCCTCGACTTCCAGGGCACGCCGACGGGTATCGACGTGAGCAGGGTCTGCCGCACCGGCATCCTCCCGCAGATCAACACGGGCATGGCCGGCCGGGTCGCCGGGGTCGGTCAGGTCGGGGCCGGGCTCGTCACCCCGCCGGCGGAGATCTTCCCGGCCGCCCTGCGCCGCCTGGCCGAGCTCGCGCGGGACCGCGCCGCGGTCGCGCGGGGCTGA
- the mce gene encoding methylmalonyl-CoA epimerase produces MTTSEPLAVAVAVAGILGVDHVGVAVPDLDTAIAFYTTTLGGQLRHREENAEQGVVEAMIGWDGGAQLQLLAPLTPESTIAKFLDRSGPGLQQLAYRVADIHAVSAALRERGLRLLFDAPRRGTAGSAINFVHPKDAGGVLVELVQPAQH; encoded by the coding sequence ATGACCACCTCCGAGCCCCTCGCCGTCGCCGTCGCCGTCGCCGGGATCCTCGGTGTGGACCACGTCGGTGTCGCCGTGCCCGATCTGGACACGGCGATCGCGTTCTACACGACCACCCTCGGCGGGCAGTTGCGCCACCGGGAGGAGAACGCCGAACAGGGCGTGGTCGAGGCGATGATCGGGTGGGACGGCGGCGCCCAGCTGCAACTGCTCGCCCCGCTCACCCCGGAGTCGACCATCGCGAAGTTCCTGGATCGCAGCGGTCCGGGTCTGCAACAGCTGGCCTACCGGGTCGCCGACATCCACGCGGTGAGCGCGGCCTTGCGGGAGCGGGGGCTGCGCCTGCTCTTCGACGCACCCCGGCGCGGAACCGCCGGCTCGGCCATCAATTTCGTGCACCCGAAGGACGCCGGCGGCGTACTCGTCGAACTCGTCCAACCGGCACAGCACTGA
- a CDS encoding DMT family transporter, which translates to MAWLVLVLSGLLEAGWALSLKASAGLTRLGPSVSFVLLLIASMAGLMWALRTLPVGPAYAVWVGIGAVLTAIIGMTSFGDPVRPLTIASIVLIVAGVVGLQLAGSGH; encoded by the coding sequence ATGGCGTGGCTCGTACTGGTGCTGTCGGGGCTGCTGGAAGCCGGCTGGGCCCTGTCCCTCAAGGCGTCGGCCGGCCTGACCCGGCTGGGGCCGTCGGTGTCGTTCGTCCTGCTGCTCATCGCGTCGATGGCCGGGCTCATGTGGGCGCTGCGGACCCTGCCGGTCGGCCCCGCCTACGCGGTATGGGTCGGGATCGGTGCGGTGCTGACCGCGATCATCGGGATGACGTCGTTCGGCGACCCGGTCCGGCCGCTGACCATCGCCTCCATCGTGCTCATCGTCGCCGGCGTCGTCGGGCTCCAGCTGGCCGGGTCGGGGCATTGA
- a CDS encoding TetR/AcrR family transcriptional regulator: protein MTVRAPRQQRGQDRREVLCAAATRLAAEHGPAACTARAIATEAGLPLAAVSYYFPDLSVLVGEAVHRVCARWREHATHVARGYSGARPGPGGHAGLADAISRAMLPPGGGSGAAPVDGDARIQPGRSAVVSRYRHLLAAADSPAVTAEMAALRADLVAVVSGMLPRPDTRAADLLVTVVDGAALGAVAEGDPDPAGRVVTAVRAALDRLR, encoded by the coding sequence TTGACCGTCCGAGCGCCCCGCCAGCAACGGGGGCAGGACCGCCGGGAGGTGTTGTGCGCCGCGGCGACCCGGTTGGCCGCCGAACACGGCCCGGCCGCCTGCACCGCCCGGGCCATCGCCACCGAGGCGGGCCTGCCGCTGGCGGCGGTGTCCTACTACTTCCCCGACCTGTCGGTGCTGGTCGGCGAGGCCGTGCACCGGGTCTGCGCCCGGTGGCGGGAGCACGCCACACACGTCGCCCGCGGGTACTCCGGCGCCCGCCCCGGCCCGGGCGGTCATGCTGGGCTGGCCGACGCGATCAGCAGGGCGATGCTCCCGCCCGGCGGGGGGTCGGGCGCCGCACCGGTCGACGGGGACGCGCGCATCCAACCTGGTCGGTCCGCCGTCGTCAGCCGGTACCGACACCTGCTGGCCGCGGCCGACAGTCCCGCCGTCACGGCCGAGATGGCAGCTCTGCGCGCCGATCTCGTCGCCGTTGTCAGCGGGATGCTGCCGCGCCCGGACACCCGGGCCGCCGATCTGCTGGTCACCGTCGTCGACGGCGCCGCCCTGGGCGCGGTGGCCGAAGGCGACCCCGACCCGGCCGGCCGGGTGGTGACGGCGGTCCGGGCCGCCCTCGATCGGTTGCGCTGA
- a CDS encoding glycerophosphodiester phosphodiesterase codes for MTTALAACTSGAPAGPSSPTGGASSSAPAAALSSEPASAGTGGGIAPTPATALGRWLSAPVVEIAHHGGSASWPAASPTAYQQSRDWNPDLALEFSARRTADGVWVGSEDASTGPVYGTDLTIATSTWEQLSTLRSIRGHQPMSRLDTDLLDQVSPDRILFVDDKDDAHVDELLDLLDQHGGAGRAVIKSYWQTVKTPTAAHARGYTTWGYYYADQMDQFEATQGRFDLLGIDQDAPTAVYQRMLATGKRVIAHVVATPAQADRALAAGATGLMVSGVRDVVPRA; via the coding sequence ATGACGACGGCGCTCGCCGCGTGCACGTCCGGCGCACCTGCCGGGCCGTCCTCGCCGACCGGTGGTGCGTCGTCGTCAGCACCGGCCGCAGCGCTCTCCTCGGAGCCGGCTTCGGCCGGCACCGGGGGCGGGATCGCCCCGACGCCGGCCACCGCGCTCGGCCGGTGGCTCTCCGCGCCCGTGGTGGAGATCGCCCACCACGGCGGCTCGGCCAGCTGGCCGGCCGCGTCGCCGACGGCCTATCAGCAGTCGCGGGACTGGAACCCGGATCTGGCCCTGGAGTTCTCCGCCCGCCGCACGGCGGACGGGGTGTGGGTCGGGTCCGAGGACGCCAGCACGGGGCCGGTCTACGGGACCGATCTGACCATCGCCACGTCGACCTGGGAGCAGCTCTCGACGCTGCGGTCGATCCGGGGTCATCAGCCGATGAGCCGACTGGACACCGATCTGCTGGACCAGGTGTCGCCGGATCGCATCCTGTTCGTCGACGACAAGGACGACGCCCATGTCGACGAGCTCCTGGATCTGCTGGACCAGCACGGCGGCGCCGGCCGCGCGGTGATCAAGTCCTACTGGCAGACGGTGAAGACCCCGACCGCCGCCCACGCCCGGGGGTACACGACCTGGGGGTACTACTACGCCGACCAGATGGACCAGTTCGAGGCGACGCAGGGCCGGTTCGACCTCCTCGGCATCGACCAGGACGCACCGACGGCCGTGTACCAGCGGATGCTGGCAACCGGAAAGCGGGTGATCGCCCACGTCGTGGCCACCCCGGCGCAGGCCGACCGGGCCCTGGCCGCCGGGGCGACCGGCCTGATGGTGTCGGGCGTCCGCGACGTGGTTCCCCGGGCCTGA
- a CDS encoding DUF1349 domain-containing protein — protein MVDIPWGDGRWTNAPADVVERDGDLLVTAVEGSDAWRITSYGFVHDNEHALLAPFPDGTAVEVEFTAAFSQQFDQAGLFVRVSDERWIKAGVEFADGRAQVGAVVTDGMSDWSLAPVPDWTGRRITVRASREGTAITVRAAPSGQELQLVRVIPFATDLVAEAGPLVCAPTRAGLQVPLHRWTRTTPDDGLHP, from the coding sequence ATGGTGGACATCCCCTGGGGTGACGGCCGGTGGACCAACGCTCCGGCGGACGTCGTCGAACGCGACGGCGACCTGCTCGTGACGGCCGTCGAAGGCAGCGACGCCTGGCGCATCACCTCCTACGGGTTCGTCCACGACAACGAACACGCCCTGCTGGCCCCCTTCCCCGACGGCACCGCCGTCGAGGTCGAGTTCACCGCCGCGTTCTCGCAGCAGTTCGACCAGGCCGGGCTGTTCGTCCGGGTGTCGGACGAGCGATGGATCAAGGCCGGCGTGGAGTTCGCCGATGGCCGGGCGCAGGTCGGCGCGGTCGTCACCGACGGCATGTCCGACTGGTCGCTGGCCCCCGTCCCCGACTGGACCGGCCGACGGATCACGGTGCGAGCCAGCCGGGAGGGCACCGCCATCACCGTCCGGGCCGCCCCCAGCGGCCAGGAACTGCAACTGGTCCGGGTCATCCCGTTCGCCACCGACCTGGTCGCCGAGGCCGGGCCGCTGGTCTGCGCGCCCACCCGTGCCGGTCTGCAGGTGCCCCTGCACCGTTGGACCCGCACCACCCCGGACGACGGGCTGCACCCCTGA
- a CDS encoding GAF and ANTAR domain-containing protein — protein MTGAHPAEDDDRRGRDSQGQPNPPGLAQQLSDLARSLQAEPDLDQTLQAVVGAAADNIAGADYAGITRIDRNGRVGTPAATDELVPRIDQAQYETNEGPCLDAIRYDATIRCDDLQADERWPRFAARALELGVKSMLSFQLFVRDRELGALNLYSREPHVFDDSTEQIGLLLASHAAVAMVGAESQHNLLAAVQHREVIGRATGILMERHKMTGDQAFALLMRTSSVTNRKVRDIAEELTMTGELSTRRPRPSAGAGGSGGGA, from the coding sequence ATGACTGGCGCGCATCCTGCCGAAGACGACGACCGGCGCGGGCGGGACAGCCAGGGCCAACCCAACCCACCGGGGCTGGCGCAGCAGCTCAGTGACCTCGCCCGGTCCCTGCAGGCCGAGCCCGACCTGGACCAGACGTTGCAGGCGGTGGTGGGGGCGGCGGCCGACAACATCGCCGGGGCCGACTACGCCGGCATCACCCGGATCGACCGCAACGGCCGCGTCGGTACCCCGGCCGCGACCGACGAGCTCGTCCCCCGCATCGACCAGGCCCAGTACGAGACCAACGAGGGTCCGTGTCTGGACGCCATCCGGTACGACGCCACCATCCGCTGCGACGACCTGCAGGCCGACGAACGCTGGCCCCGGTTCGCCGCGCGCGCCCTGGAACTCGGCGTGAAGTCGATGCTGTCCTTCCAGCTCTTCGTGCGGGACCGCGAGCTCGGGGCGCTCAACCTGTACTCCCGCGAGCCGCACGTCTTCGACGACAGCACCGAACAGATCGGCCTGCTGCTGGCCAGCCACGCCGCGGTGGCGATGGTCGGCGCCGAGAGCCAGCACAACCTGCTCGCCGCCGTGCAGCATCGGGAGGTGATCGGACGGGCCACCGGCATCCTGATGGAACGCCACAAGATGACCGGTGACCAGGCCTTCGCGCTGCTGATGCGGACGTCGTCGGTGACCAATCGCAAGGTCCGGGACATCGCGGAGGAGCTGACCATGACCGGCGAGCTCTCGACCCGGCGCCCGCGCCCGTCGGCCGGCGCCGGTGGATCGGGCGGGGGCGCCTAG
- a CDS encoding phosphoribosylaminoimidazolesuccinocarboxamide synthase, producing MTRLDDYRHLASGKVRELYEVDDELLLMIASDRISAYDHVLSTPIPDKGRVLTAMSMFWFDLLARADGTGPAFANHVVAVQDRRIPAEVAGRALLVRRLDMLPVECVARGYLTGSGLADYRRTGAVCGIALPDGLVEASRLPEPIFTPATKAEIGEHDENVSFEAVVATIGAQRAAQVRDATLTVYRRAAEHAATRGVLLADTKLEFGMLGGELVLGDEVLTPDSSRFWPADGYAPGAVQPSFDKQFVRDWLTSAESGWDRAADGPPPPLPGDVVTATRDRYVEAYERISGLSFADWIG from the coding sequence GTGACCCGCCTGGACGATTACCGGCACCTGGCCTCCGGCAAGGTGCGTGAGCTCTACGAGGTCGACGACGAGCTGCTGCTCATGATCGCCTCGGACCGCATCAGCGCCTACGACCACGTGCTGTCCACGCCCATCCCGGACAAGGGTCGGGTGTTGACGGCGATGAGCATGTTCTGGTTCGACCTGCTGGCCCGAGCCGACGGCACGGGCCCGGCGTTCGCCAACCACGTGGTCGCGGTACAGGACCGGCGGATCCCCGCCGAGGTGGCCGGTCGCGCGTTGCTGGTCCGCCGGCTGGACATGCTGCCGGTCGAGTGCGTCGCCCGCGGCTACCTGACGGGGTCGGGGCTGGCCGACTACCGCCGCACGGGGGCCGTCTGCGGCATCGCCCTGCCGGACGGGCTGGTCGAGGCGTCGCGGCTGCCGGAACCGATCTTCACCCCGGCGACCAAGGCCGAGATCGGCGAGCACGACGAGAACGTGTCCTTCGAGGCGGTCGTCGCGACCATCGGCGCCCAGCGGGCGGCGCAGGTGCGGGACGCCACTCTGACGGTCTACCGGCGAGCGGCCGAGCACGCCGCCACCCGGGGGGTCCTGCTGGCCGACACCAAGCTCGAGTTCGGAATGCTCGGCGGGGAGCTGGTCCTCGGCGACGAGGTGCTGACCCCGGATTCGTCGCGGTTCTGGCCGGCCGACGGCTACGCCCCGGGTGCCGTCCAGCCCTCCTTCGACAAGCAGTTCGTCCGGGACTGGTTGACCTCGGCCGAGTCCGGCTGGGATCGCGCCGCGGACGGCCCGCCGCCACCGCTGCCGGGCGACGTGGTCACGGCGACCCGGGACCGGTACGTGGAGGCCTATGAACGCATCTCGGGACTGTCGTTCGCCGACTGGATCGGCTGA
- a CDS encoding M3 family metallopeptidase: MNPLLHASTLPLGLPDFAAISPEHLAPALDAGMAEHRAEVAAIAADPAPPTFVNTLVPLERSGALLDRAMTVLGALVANRSTDELRAIDAAYSPLLCAHHDAVTLDPAVFARIEAIHQSLPTTTGLTPEDRRLVERHHRDRVLAGARLDEAGRARLTELNQRIAALQTRFEQLLLRSAESRALLVDRADELDGLSADAIAAAADAAERAGHPGRYQLALVLPTGQPALARLTRRATRQALLAASTGRGGPHDPDTDTGPVLRELTAVRAERAGLLGFAGHADSVVADQTAGSVEAIDDFLSRLVGPARVVADAERAELVALAAADGIDDFAAHDWAFYAQRARGRRHQVDAAALREYFKLDTVLQEGVFAAAERLYGIRMVERPDLVGHTAQARVWEVRQQAAPGADDEQTIGLFVGDFFAREGKRGGAWMNSLVLQSDLLGDKPVVTNNLNIAPPAPGQPVLLTLDEVRTAFHEFGHALHGLFSRVRYPRLSGTAVPRDIVEYPSQVNELWMYWPELLPRFARSVVTGEPLPPAQVAAVLAASRDGSGYRMVEMLGATLLDLAWHRLAPGEQVDDVDAFEAAALERAGIADPHIPPRYRSRYFQHIFAGAGYAAGYYSYLWAELVDADTSEWFVENGGLDRDLGDRFRAGILAVGGSRDILDGFRELRGRDPEIGPLLRRHGLDSGDRTESATLRP; this comes from the coding sequence ATGAACCCGCTGCTGCACGCGTCCACCCTGCCGTTGGGACTGCCGGACTTCGCGGCGATCTCACCCGAGCATCTCGCGCCCGCGCTCGATGCCGGCATGGCCGAGCACCGTGCGGAGGTGGCGGCCATCGCCGCCGATCCCGCCCCACCGACGTTCGTCAACACCCTCGTCCCGCTCGAGCGCTCCGGCGCCCTGCTCGACCGGGCCATGACGGTGCTCGGCGCGCTCGTCGCGAACCGGTCCACCGACGAACTCCGGGCCATCGACGCGGCCTACTCCCCATTGCTCTGCGCCCACCACGACGCCGTGACCCTGGATCCCGCGGTGTTCGCCCGCATCGAGGCGATCCACCAGAGCCTTCCCACCACAACCGGTCTCACCCCGGAGGACCGCCGCCTGGTGGAACGCCACCACCGGGACCGGGTGCTCGCCGGTGCCCGGCTGGACGAGGCCGGACGGGCCCGGCTGACCGAGCTGAACCAGCGCATCGCCGCCCTGCAGACCCGGTTCGAGCAGTTGCTGCTGCGATCGGCCGAAAGTCGGGCCCTGCTGGTCGACCGCGCCGACGAGCTCGACGGTCTGTCAGCCGATGCGATCGCCGCGGCCGCCGACGCCGCGGAACGGGCCGGACACCCCGGCCGGTACCAGCTGGCCCTGGTCCTGCCCACCGGTCAGCCGGCGTTGGCCCGCCTCACCCGGCGGGCCACCCGTCAGGCGCTGCTGGCGGCGTCCACCGGTCGCGGCGGCCCGCACGACCCCGACACCGATACCGGGCCGGTGCTGCGGGAGTTGACCGCCGTCCGGGCCGAGCGAGCCGGTCTGCTCGGCTTCGCCGGGCACGCCGACAGCGTGGTGGCCGACCAGACCGCCGGGTCCGTCGAGGCCATCGACGACTTCCTCTCCCGGCTGGTCGGGCCGGCGCGGGTGGTCGCGGACGCCGAACGCGCCGAACTGGTCGCCCTGGCCGCGGCGGACGGCATCGACGACTTCGCCGCACACGACTGGGCGTTCTACGCCCAGCGGGCCCGGGGGCGTCGGCACCAGGTGGACGCCGCCGCGCTGCGGGAGTACTTCAAACTCGACACCGTGCTGCAGGAAGGGGTGTTCGCGGCCGCCGAGCGGCTCTACGGCATCCGCATGGTCGAGCGGCCCGACCTGGTCGGCCACACGGCGCAGGCGCGCGTCTGGGAGGTCCGGCAGCAGGCCGCCCCGGGCGCCGACGATGAGCAGACCATCGGCCTGTTCGTCGGCGACTTCTTCGCGCGGGAGGGCAAACGGGGCGGGGCCTGGATGAACAGCCTGGTGCTGCAGTCCGACCTGCTGGGCGACAAGCCCGTCGTCACCAACAATCTCAACATCGCCCCGCCCGCCCCCGGTCAGCCGGTGCTGTTGACGCTGGACGAGGTCCGCACCGCGTTCCACGAGTTCGGGCACGCTCTGCACGGGCTGTTCTCACGGGTGCGCTACCCACGGCTGTCCGGTACCGCCGTGCCGCGGGACATCGTGGAGTACCCCAGCCAGGTCAACGAGCTGTGGATGTACTGGCCCGAGCTGCTCCCGCGGTTCGCCCGTTCCGTGGTGACCGGCGAACCGTTGCCGCCGGCCCAGGTGGCGGCCGTGCTCGCGGCCTCGCGGGACGGCAGCGGCTACCGGATGGTCGAAATGCTCGGGGCGACGCTGCTCGATCTGGCCTGGCACCGGCTCGCCCCGGGCGAACAGGTCGACGACGTCGACGCTTTCGAGGCGGCTGCGCTCGAGCGGGCCGGGATCGCCGACCCGCACATCCCGCCGCGGTACCGCAGCCGCTACTTCCAGCACATCTTCGCCGGAGCGGGGTACGCCGCCGGGTACTACTCGTACCTGTGGGCCGAGCTGGTCGATGCCGACACCAGCGAGTGGTTCGTCGAGAACGGCGGCCTGGACAGGGATCTGGGGGACAGGTTCCGGGCCGGGATCCTCGCGGTCGGTGGTTCCCGCGACATCCTCGACGGGTTCCGCGAGCTGCGCGGCCGGGACCCGGAGATCGGCCCGCTGCTCCGCCGGCACGGACTCGACTCCGGTGACCGGACGGAGTCGGCTACCCTGCGCCCGTGA